A genomic region of Trueperaceae bacterium contains the following coding sequences:
- a CDS encoding PD-(D/E)XK nuclease family protein: protein MKRRTLVTHGSLATRTLQLEAARQGVNGLHITTIGHAAARLAGGFAAPVDNESLRDAVAAALRTTPLGDLDAIRGLPGSVSAVAGTLRKVWLAGLDLDAYAAPTPAAAERTATVGRLRTAVKAHLPPFLMTPDDLVGRALERLVHAPRVLGDVKVQGVLDVAPVWRALLARLVEHVRVEWVAAGGHVPEWLPGTAIEVITPPLQEPKATIVSAATAYDEAVEAIRWARELLASGSVKPEEIALASTAIDDYDDYLIALRDDSALPIHFPHGIPVLTTAAGQAAAALADVLANGPTQTNLRRLARRVGTDQGPFATLPEGWTQVLSTTASLDRPAAWERFFARLTSDQWPDGEDHGATLRDIVTPLQGGTANAHEVGERFLSGLARQVWRRALATGPASMIDQTLSGMRQADTQDPTTSIAWLPASQLPASPRPYVRLLGLNSGKWPRPSVEDALLPEHVVPTKLLDPLPATKLDRTTYFAILNETGRQVFLSYARHEAEGRLASPSPLLSGGAAAVHLVRHRVPSHALSESDRLLARPAEFGSTPLAKSAVACWRDWSRPEITPHDGRVREDHPLVLKALERVQSASSLTTLLRQPLGFVWKYALRVTDPYEESESLVLDSLAFGTLLHEIVSRALDDLRVSPDLVTTSAVEGAAKAVGERWLAEEPTPPLLIWQRQLEDATQLAVQALELTRAQWPYSRLWTELQFGAADVEPGTPTEPWDRSRPVLIPRAGFTIGGRIDRLDTDDEYAKARVIDYKTGSMPSRAHELVLGGGTELQRSLYAFAVRDLLGERTEIEAALVYPRNGAVLRLADADGVLERLTDHLMASRTAMSSGLTLPGIQTPERYEPFKLAFPAFCGGYWERKQRPVTTALGPAAQVWSER from the coding sequence ATGAAGCGCCGTACTCTCGTAACCCACGGTTCGCTGGCAACCCGCACCCTCCAACTCGAGGCTGCTCGCCAAGGCGTCAACGGCCTCCACATCACGACGATCGGGCACGCCGCCGCCCGCTTGGCAGGTGGCTTCGCTGCCCCAGTAGACAACGAGTCCTTGCGCGACGCCGTCGCTGCTGCGCTCAGGACCACCCCGCTCGGCGATCTCGACGCGATCAGGGGGTTGCCAGGCTCCGTCAGCGCCGTCGCTGGAACCCTTCGCAAGGTCTGGCTGGCGGGGCTCGACCTGGACGCGTACGCGGCTCCCACACCGGCCGCTGCCGAGCGCACCGCGACCGTCGGGAGGCTGCGAACCGCCGTCAAGGCCCACTTGCCACCTTTCCTCATGACGCCGGACGACCTTGTCGGCCGCGCGCTCGAGCGGCTGGTCCATGCGCCGCGCGTCCTGGGAGACGTGAAGGTGCAAGGCGTGCTCGACGTCGCCCCCGTGTGGCGTGCACTCCTCGCCAGGCTCGTGGAGCACGTGCGGGTCGAGTGGGTGGCCGCTGGTGGACACGTGCCGGAGTGGCTCCCAGGCACGGCCATCGAGGTCATCACACCCCCACTGCAGGAACCCAAGGCGACCATCGTCAGCGCAGCCACGGCTTACGACGAGGCGGTCGAGGCCATCCGCTGGGCGCGCGAGCTGTTGGCCTCGGGAAGTGTCAAGCCCGAGGAGATCGCGTTGGCAAGCACCGCCATCGACGACTACGACGACTACCTCATCGCTCTGAGGGACGACTCGGCTCTCCCCATCCACTTCCCGCATGGGATCCCCGTGCTCACGACCGCAGCCGGGCAAGCGGCCGCCGCCCTCGCCGACGTCCTCGCGAACGGTCCTACCCAGACGAACCTGCGCCGCCTCGCACGCCGCGTCGGCACCGACCAGGGGCCGTTCGCCACCCTACCGGAAGGTTGGACGCAAGTCCTGTCCACGACCGCTTCGCTAGACCGCCCGGCCGCGTGGGAACGTTTCTTCGCCCGCCTCACGTCCGACCAGTGGCCCGACGGTGAGGACCATGGTGCCACGTTGCGAGACATCGTCACGCCACTGCAAGGCGGCACCGCGAACGCGCACGAGGTCGGCGAGCGGTTCCTGAGTGGGCTCGCGAGGCAGGTCTGGCGGCGGGCGCTCGCCACCGGTCCGGCCAGCATGATCGATCAGACGCTCTCCGGCATGCGCCAGGCCGATACGCAGGACCCGACCACGAGCATCGCGTGGCTACCCGCCAGCCAGTTGCCGGCCTCGCCACGGCCTTACGTACGCCTACTCGGGCTCAACTCCGGCAAGTGGCCACGCCCTTCGGTGGAGGACGCACTGCTACCGGAACACGTGGTCCCGACCAAGCTGCTCGACCCGCTGCCCGCGACCAAGCTCGACAGGACGACCTACTTCGCCATCCTGAACGAGACGGGTAGACAGGTCTTCTTGTCGTACGCCCGGCACGAGGCGGAGGGCCGCCTCGCCAGTCCGAGCCCGTTGCTGAGCGGCGGCGCAGCTGCCGTTCACTTGGTGCGGCACCGCGTCCCGTCTCATGCGCTGAGCGAGAGCGACCGGCTCCTCGCACGCCCGGCCGAGTTCGGTTCTACGCCGCTCGCCAAGAGCGCAGTAGCTTGTTGGCGCGACTGGAGCAGACCGGAGATCACTCCCCACGACGGCCGCGTCCGGGAAGATCACCCGCTCGTCCTCAAGGCGCTGGAACGCGTCCAATCGGCCAGTTCTCTTACGACCCTGCTGCGGCAACCGCTGGGGTTCGTGTGGAAGTACGCCCTACGGGTGACCGACCCGTACGAGGAGAGCGAGTCACTAGTGCTCGACAGCCTCGCCTTCGGCACGCTGCTGCACGAGATCGTCAGCCGGGCGCTGGACGACCTCCGCGTCAGCCCGGACCTGGTCACGACCTCCGCGGTCGAAGGTGCAGCCAAGGCGGTCGGTGAGCGGTGGCTCGCGGAAGAACCGACGCCGCCGCTCCTGATCTGGCAGCGCCAACTCGAGGACGCCACCCAACTGGCGGTGCAGGCGCTAGAGCTCACGCGAGCCCAGTGGCCCTACTCCCGGCTCTGGACGGAGCTCCAGTTCGGCGCCGCCGACGTGGAGCCCGGCACTCCCACCGAGCCCTGGGACCGCTCGCGTCCCGTCCTCATCCCGCGTGCCGGCTTCACCATCGGCGGCCGCATCGACCGCCTGGACACGGACGACGAGTACGCCAAGGCCCGCGTGATCGACTACAAGACCGGCTCCATGCCGTCCAGAGCCCATGAACTCGTGCTCGGCGGTGGGACCGAGCTGCAGCGCAGCCTCTACGCCTTCGCCGTCCGCGACCTCCTCGGTGAGCGGACTGAGATCGAGGCCGCGCTCGTCTACCCCCGCAACGGCGCCGTGTTGCGCCTCGCCGATGCCGATGGGGTGCTGGAGCGCCTCACTGACCACCTGATGGCCAGCCGCACGGCCATGAGCAGCGGCCTTACCCTACCGGGCATCCAAACTCCGGAACGGTACGAGCCGTTCAAGCTGGCCTTCCCCGCGTTCTGCGGCGGCTACTGGGAGCGCAAGCAGCGCCCTGTCACCACGGCGTTGGGTCCGGCAGCCCAGGTCTGGAGCGAGCGGTGA
- a CDS encoding SNF2-related protein: protein MQDEVVSHPVHGEGRVVTDLGPTVVVRFDTNLHQVEAHELVRIRSFKDVLLEGTLDGSLGSLAKAQALLIRSINDQWGVFSRSRVRLLPHQLWVCKQVTRTWPTRWLVADDVGLGKTIEAGLILEPLMAGGRVRRLLVLAPARLVPQWRDRLKSMFDIRLQEYSTAQDKGSVSFWETASQVVASFQTLRQERALERLLRAEAWDMVLVDEAHHFQAQERASTLTYNLLRQLDESERISSLVLLTGTPHRGKDFGFLALMQLLRRDLFDPNRDIAEQLYALPQAMIRNNKASVTDLHGNKLFQPVSTESIDYSYVPAEAQFYTTMSEFIIDGRAYAMSLSGRQQTARMLLLVALQKLAASSIAAITRALRGRRAMLKKMLSERLPPTVEDENETLDEAAEGEERRPVEWELLLMSDEINRLDDLINLARTISHESKVASLLHLIDKRLTSDEPLLLFTEYKATQALAYSALEARYGIGCAGFINGDDKLTTEQPDGSERSYTSNRDTAASDFNAGRIRFLISTEAGGEGIDLQERCATLVHLDLPWNPMRLHQRVGRVNRYGQKRPVRVFILRNPDTVEARIWELLEEKLGRIQATLSASMEVEEDITQLVIGMTGSHFFDELFTHATVVDEDGLSTWFDAHTQQFGGQDVVATVRQLVGSVAHYDFQSVGSDIPRLDLPALEPFFRNVMQHLGRRVTRTDAGLSVATPEAWRGSLEFRSRYDGLVFNRDMPYERSLNHLLGMGHPLIDRAVKEFGARPSFLCRVGNLEGPVVLVQVEDEVTGTDATIHRIVLAVRTGSDGSVLVMRDWEALLLLNEAQPLAEAAEPPSTAELTVLQQSVERLEREVPHLGLPFRRPKVNPALAFLTPKTTI from the coding sequence TTGCAGGACGAGGTCGTTTCACACCCCGTTCATGGTGAAGGCCGGGTAGTGACGGACCTTGGACCGACGGTTGTTGTGCGCTTCGACACGAATCTACACCAGGTTGAAGCTCACGAACTCGTTCGCATTCGTTCGTTCAAGGATGTCCTCCTCGAGGGGACGCTCGACGGATCGCTTGGTTCGCTGGCCAAGGCCCAAGCTTTGCTTATCAGGTCGATTAACGATCAATGGGGTGTCTTCTCTCGGTCCCGGGTCAGGCTCCTACCGCATCAACTGTGGGTGTGCAAGCAGGTCACGCGGACGTGGCCGACGCGCTGGTTGGTCGCGGACGATGTCGGTTTGGGTAAGACCATCGAAGCTGGTCTGATTCTCGAGCCCCTTATGGCAGGTGGACGAGTGAGGCGACTCCTCGTGCTTGCCCCGGCGCGCCTAGTGCCTCAGTGGCGTGACCGGCTGAAGAGCATGTTCGACATTCGCCTTCAGGAGTACTCCACCGCGCAGGACAAGGGGTCGGTATCGTTCTGGGAGACAGCCAGCCAAGTGGTGGCCTCCTTCCAAACGCTGCGGCAGGAGAGGGCTCTGGAACGGTTGTTGAGAGCTGAGGCCTGGGACATGGTGCTCGTCGATGAGGCGCACCACTTCCAGGCGCAGGAGCGCGCGTCGACGTTGACATACAACTTGCTGCGCCAACTGGATGAGTCCGAGCGCATAAGTTCGCTGGTCTTGTTGACGGGCACGCCCCACCGAGGGAAGGACTTTGGCTTCCTCGCTCTCATGCAGTTGCTGCGACGAGACTTGTTCGACCCGAACAGGGATATTGCCGAGCAGCTTTACGCATTGCCGCAGGCTATGATTCGCAACAACAAGGCGTCCGTCACGGACCTACACGGCAACAAGCTGTTCCAACCGGTGAGCACTGAGTCTATCGATTACTCCTACGTGCCCGCGGAAGCGCAGTTCTACACCACGATGAGTGAGTTCATCATTGACGGGCGGGCCTACGCCATGAGCCTATCGGGGAGACAGCAGACTGCTCGCATGTTGTTGCTGGTTGCGCTCCAGAAGCTTGCTGCGAGTTCCATCGCCGCAATCACGCGTGCGCTTCGCGGACGCCGAGCGATGCTTAAGAAAATGCTAAGTGAACGGCTTCCGCCGACTGTTGAGGATGAAAACGAGACTCTGGACGAAGCGGCGGAGGGTGAGGAGCGTCGCCCGGTCGAGTGGGAACTGCTATTGATGTCGGATGAGATCAACCGTCTGGATGACTTGATCAACTTGGCTAGGACGATCTCGCACGAATCCAAGGTTGCGAGTCTGTTGCACCTAATCGACAAGCGCCTGACCTCCGACGAGCCCCTGCTTCTCTTTACTGAGTACAAGGCCACCCAGGCGCTGGCTTATTCGGCGCTTGAAGCGCGATACGGGATTGGCTGCGCGGGTTTCATCAACGGAGATGACAAGCTGACCACGGAACAACCTGATGGATCGGAACGGTCATACACGAGCAATCGAGATACGGCGGCTTCCGACTTCAATGCCGGTCGTATTCGCTTCTTGATTTCCACCGAAGCTGGTGGAGAGGGTATCGATCTCCAGGAACGCTGTGCCACACTAGTTCACCTGGATCTTCCATGGAACCCGATGAGGCTTCACCAACGGGTTGGACGAGTAAACAGGTACGGGCAGAAGAGGCCAGTAAGGGTCTTCATACTCCGCAACCCCGACACCGTAGAGGCGCGGATTTGGGAACTATTAGAGGAGAAATTGGGGCGGATCCAAGCCACCCTGTCTGCATCTATGGAGGTAGAAGAGGACATTACCCAGCTGGTGATTGGCATGACTGGGAGCCACTTTTTCGATGAGTTGTTCACGCATGCTACGGTCGTCGATGAGGACGGCCTCTCAACCTGGTTCGACGCACATACGCAGCAGTTCGGTGGACAGGACGTGGTAGCGACCGTGCGTCAACTGGTAGGAAGTGTTGCACATTACGATTTCCAGTCCGTGGGCTCCGACATCCCACGACTTGACCTGCCTGCACTGGAGCCATTCTTCAGGAACGTCATGCAGCACCTGGGTCGGCGCGTGACGCGAACAGATGCAGGGCTCTCGGTGGCGACGCCAGAGGCCTGGCGCGGTTCGCTTGAGTTCCGGTCTCGATATGACGGCCTCGTGTTCAATCGAGACATGCCGTATGAGCGTTCGCTGAATCACCTGCTAGGTATGGGCCATCCGCTCATAGACCGGGCTGTCAAGGAGTTCGGTGCCAGGCCGTCCTTCCTATGCCGCGTAGGCAATCTGGAGGGCCCGGTGGTCCTTGTACAGGTGGAAGACGAGGTGACTGGGACGGATGCAACGATCCACCGGATTGTTCTTGCAGTACGAACAGGTTCGGACGGCAGCGTACTGGTCATGAGAGATTGGGAGGCCCTGCTGCTCCTCAACGAAGCACAACCGCTAGCCGAGGCCGCCGAACCTCCTTCAACCGCAGAGCTAACCGTTCTCCAGCAATCAGTGGAGCGCCTAGAACGAGAAGTCCCGCACTTGGGCTTGCCATTCAGGCGGCCCAAGGTGAACCCGGCGTTAGCGTTCCTAACGCCGAAAACGACTATTTGA
- a CDS encoding UvrD-helicase domain-containing protein, translating to MIAPSDQLARDQALTRHDRTLLIEAGAGSGKTAILAGRVALMLAGGIPARSIVAITFTEAAASELSTRIRSYVNMLADGGAPPPELAATLAEGLSDEQLDHLDNARDELDELTCTTIHGFCRRLVGPYPVETDSDPGAGVADPITARLILQDTVEEWLRDHLGEANDGFLVELVQHDAKQAVKLIGELAETMCDHAEVRPPQVTDLALVRQAVAVTITAFIEHVRAGRFHVAEVEAVVQDMEALLDALPTNDPKSLLRFLELGGGNVLKQDGDFKVFKLKGKYEAAAGANGCTRQQAGEAYIAAQARYAAAAEAWPALRAEAASTMLAGLMREASLAVGQYHLRKRGSALLDFNDLIHKARALLANDEAVRRALSARYRHVLVDEFQDTDPHQAEILWRLCGEADPEAPDDWTKRVLRPGALFLVGDPKQAIYRFRGADIATYVRSRDAIGAADPGSLLSITTNFRSRAGVLDYVNTCFEEGLRAEGQPGFARLEARRPDRNAGPTVARLIVECDEEAKMDEARAREAGAVAELCASLLTSHTVDDGRGSSRPLRPRDIALLAPTGAGLHAYEEALEALAIPVSSQAGKTFWQRQEIQDMIALTRVLADGRDGLALLAFLRGPLVGLTDEELLDINWQLPPDERAPGWPTRLNVNTPLEHVRHPLAHDVLERLQTLRRYAATTTPHHILAQAVEHLNIRPLLRQRHRRPERALANIQAFLELARPYRVRGLLQFAAMAESSWEDSERAVEGRADVQEDTVALVTMHASKGLEWPVVIPINTMSSPKGQENAFVDRRDMRLYRTILGAKPRGFEEAIAREEAQAGFERQRLWYVATTRAREVLIIPWVKVKDSGRRWREAVPLMVEDLSEFEVNGASARTPVVSEVINNEQARDVFSEQAQAIEGLSARRKWARPSRDEGSDDEPPEAAEVAAGMEILRFLEADTDEPLEASPQGGRLRGTVLHKLLEEVLTAELTEDPAAVESRARQLIHILGHEPSEDPAHGLAPAELAATVLRALALPEVVELRPGLEPELSVFALNELGEGREEVVVGVADAIKWAPDGTAEVVVDWKSDVRPSSRALSKYVGQVRDYLAATGAKHGLIVLATVGRCLRVSA from the coding sequence GTGATCGCTCCGTCCGATCAACTCGCACGCGACCAGGCTCTCACCCGCCACGACCGCACCCTGCTCATCGAGGCGGGTGCCGGCTCCGGCAAGACCGCGATCCTGGCGGGCAGGGTGGCTCTCATGCTCGCCGGCGGCATCCCCGCGAGGAGCATCGTGGCCATAACGTTCACCGAGGCGGCGGCCAGCGAGCTCTCCACTCGCATCAGGTCGTACGTGAACATGCTCGCCGACGGTGGCGCCCCGCCACCCGAGCTGGCCGCCACGCTCGCAGAAGGCCTTAGCGACGAGCAGCTCGACCATCTCGACAACGCCAGAGACGAACTCGACGAGCTGACCTGCACCACCATCCACGGCTTCTGCCGCAGGCTCGTGGGCCCTTACCCGGTGGAGACGGACTCCGACCCGGGTGCCGGCGTTGCCGATCCGATCACTGCGCGGCTCATCCTCCAAGACACCGTGGAAGAGTGGCTCCGCGACCACCTCGGCGAGGCGAACGACGGCTTCCTCGTGGAGCTCGTCCAACACGACGCCAAGCAGGCCGTCAAGCTGATCGGCGAGCTCGCGGAGACCATGTGCGATCACGCAGAGGTGAGACCACCTCAGGTGACGGACCTGGCGCTCGTGCGCCAGGCGGTCGCCGTCACGATCACCGCCTTCATCGAGCATGTGCGCGCCGGCCGTTTCCACGTCGCGGAAGTCGAGGCGGTCGTCCAGGACATGGAGGCGCTGCTGGACGCCCTTCCGACGAACGATCCGAAGAGCCTGCTGCGCTTCCTCGAGTTGGGTGGCGGCAACGTCCTGAAGCAGGACGGAGACTTCAAGGTCTTCAAGCTCAAGGGCAAGTACGAGGCGGCGGCCGGCGCCAACGGGTGCACCAGGCAGCAGGCGGGCGAGGCGTACATCGCGGCACAAGCACGCTACGCAGCCGCAGCCGAGGCCTGGCCCGCGCTGCGCGCCGAGGCGGCGAGCACGATGCTCGCGGGGCTGATGCGCGAGGCCAGCCTGGCCGTCGGGCAGTATCACCTTCGCAAGCGCGGCTCGGCGCTACTCGACTTCAACGACCTGATCCACAAGGCCCGGGCGCTGCTGGCGAACGACGAGGCTGTCCGCCGGGCGTTGAGCGCACGCTACCGGCACGTGCTCGTGGACGAGTTCCAGGACACCGACCCGCACCAGGCCGAGATCCTGTGGCGCCTCTGCGGCGAGGCCGACCCGGAGGCACCGGACGACTGGACCAAGCGCGTGCTGCGCCCTGGCGCGCTCTTCCTGGTGGGAGACCCGAAGCAGGCGATATACCGCTTCCGCGGCGCCGACATCGCTACCTACGTGCGCTCGCGCGACGCCATCGGCGCGGCCGACCCGGGTTCGCTGCTCTCGATCACCACGAACTTCCGGTCCAGGGCGGGTGTCCTGGACTACGTGAACACCTGCTTCGAGGAAGGGTTGCGTGCCGAGGGCCAACCGGGGTTCGCCAGGCTCGAGGCTCGACGACCCGACCGGAATGCCGGACCGACCGTAGCGCGGCTCATCGTCGAGTGCGACGAAGAGGCGAAGATGGACGAGGCCAGGGCGCGCGAAGCGGGGGCCGTGGCCGAACTGTGCGCCTCCCTGTTGACCAGTCACACCGTCGATGACGGCAGGGGGTCCAGCCGACCTCTGCGGCCAAGGGACATCGCACTACTGGCACCCACAGGCGCCGGGCTCCACGCGTACGAGGAAGCCTTGGAAGCGCTAGCCATACCCGTATCCAGCCAGGCGGGCAAGACGTTCTGGCAGCGGCAGGAGATACAGGACATGATCGCCCTCACGCGCGTCCTCGCCGACGGGCGCGACGGACTGGCCCTGTTGGCCTTCCTGCGTGGCCCCCTCGTCGGCCTGACCGACGAGGAGCTGCTCGACATCAACTGGCAACTGCCGCCGGACGAGCGCGCACCTGGGTGGCCGACACGGCTGAACGTGAACACCCCGCTCGAACACGTCCGTCACCCGCTCGCGCACGATGTCCTGGAGCGCCTCCAGACACTGCGGCGCTACGCCGCCACGACGACGCCCCACCACATCCTGGCGCAGGCAGTCGAGCATCTGAACATCCGCCCGCTCCTCCGACAGCGCCACCGCAGGCCCGAACGCGCCCTGGCGAACATCCAGGCCTTCCTTGAACTCGCGCGTCCGTACCGGGTGCGCGGGCTCCTGCAGTTCGCCGCCATGGCCGAGAGCAGCTGGGAGGACTCCGAGCGCGCCGTGGAAGGCAGGGCGGACGTCCAGGAAGACACGGTCGCGCTGGTGACCATGCACGCTTCCAAGGGCCTCGAGTGGCCGGTAGTCATCCCTATCAACACCATGTCCAGCCCGAAAGGGCAGGAGAACGCCTTCGTCGACCGCCGAGACATGCGGCTCTATCGCACCATCCTCGGGGCCAAGCCGCGAGGCTTCGAAGAGGCCATCGCCAGGGAGGAAGCCCAAGCGGGCTTCGAGCGGCAGCGGCTCTGGTACGTCGCCACCACCCGGGCACGCGAGGTGCTCATCATCCCGTGGGTCAAGGTCAAGGACTCGGGTCGCCGTTGGCGTGAGGCAGTGCCACTGATGGTCGAGGACCTGAGTGAGTTCGAGGTCAACGGTGCCAGCGCAAGGACCCCGGTGGTCTCGGAGGTCATCAACAACGAACAAGCGCGCGACGTCTTCAGCGAGCAAGCCCAGGCGATCGAGGGGTTGAGCGCTCGGCGCAAGTGGGCGCGCCCCAGCCGCGACGAAGGCTCTGACGACGAGCCCCCAGAGGCCGCCGAGGTGGCGGCAGGCATGGAGATCCTACGTTTCCTGGAGGCCGACACGGACGAGCCTCTCGAAGCCTCGCCGCAAGGTGGCCGGCTGCGAGGCACCGTGCTGCACAAGCTGCTCGAGGAGGTGCTCACGGCTGAGCTGACCGAAGATCCGGCCGCCGTAGAGTCGCGCGCTCGCCAGTTGATCCACATCCTCGGGCACGAACCGAGCGAAGACCCGGCCCACGGGTTGGCGCCGGCCGAACTCGCCGCCACCGTGCTGCGCGCGCTGGCGCTACCGGAGGTCGTGGAGTTGAGGCCCGGCCTCGAGCCGGAGCTATCGGTCTTCGCCCTGAACGAACTCGGCGAGGGCCGAGAGGAGGTCGTCGTCGGAGTCGCGGACGCGATCAAGTGGGCGCCAGACGGAACGGCTGAGGTGGTCGTGGACTGGAAGAGCGACGTGAGGCCTAGCAGCCGGGCACTGTCCAAGTACGTGGGCCAGGTGCGGGACTACCTGGCGGCTACCGGGGCGAAGCACGGCCTCATCGTGTTGGCGACCGTGGGGCGGTGTCTGCGGGTGAGCGCTTGA